The following are from one region of the Neorhodopirellula lusitana genome:
- a CDS encoding arylsulfatase — MKSKLQCLMFTIVVASQAVSLTAFSPRLAADETATFDRSVKLAENFEAAIPRPDQDQAVDQKLANLEKKMGRKPNILWLVVDDMGYGDPGCYGGGGAIGAATPNIDRLAKEGLKLTSCYSQQTCTPTRSAILTGRLPMRTGLIRPILAGDTLTKNPWEDETSLPKLLGQAGYYTLLTGKWHVGEPKGMRPHDIGFDEFYGFYPAQKEISQGVDARRFPDLVNNPERLRAFEAIKPDDHLEHGFKGGKTEQLSQIQSTEDMGRAEKKLADFTIARIKQLAKKDQPFFLEHCFMKVHCDNFPNPDLGPLSAARYYYKEAVAEVDLHVGEIVKALDEAGILDNTLVFFTSDNGPQMDGWPDAGYTPFRGAKGTTFEGGVRVPGIAYWKGIIAPGRESDELFDLMDLFGVALNLAGIKPQQLADKLPSDRYYDFIDQTSFLLADEGKSKREAVYFWWGKELMACRMKEYKAHVKVSLPEATHMHIDYATLRDVGLAPWLFNLYIDPKERMPVGHRRNAWLASVLAKLKQHGGTFKKYPPKNIGL; from the coding sequence ATGAAATCTAAGCTTCAGTGCCTAATGTTCACCATCGTGGTGGCATCGCAAGCCGTCTCGCTTACCGCCTTCTCGCCAAGACTGGCCGCCGATGAGACCGCGACATTCGATCGCTCGGTCAAGCTGGCCGAGAACTTCGAAGCCGCGATTCCGCGACCTGACCAAGACCAGGCCGTTGACCAGAAGCTCGCCAACCTTGAAAAGAAGATGGGACGCAAACCCAACATTTTGTGGCTGGTTGTCGACGACATGGGGTACGGCGATCCCGGTTGCTACGGTGGCGGCGGAGCGATTGGGGCTGCCACGCCTAATATCGATCGTTTGGCCAAAGAAGGCCTGAAGTTGACCTCCTGTTACTCCCAACAAACGTGCACCCCGACTCGGTCCGCCATCCTGACCGGACGCCTGCCGATGCGGACAGGTTTGATCCGGCCCATTTTGGCTGGCGACACGTTGACCAAGAACCCGTGGGAAGACGAGACGAGTCTGCCTAAGTTGCTCGGCCAGGCCGGCTACTACACCCTGTTGACGGGAAAGTGGCACGTCGGCGAGCCTAAAGGCATGCGGCCTCACGACATCGGCTTCGATGAATTCTATGGTTTCTATCCCGCACAAAAGGAAATCAGCCAAGGCGTTGATGCTCGCCGTTTCCCCGACCTGGTCAACAACCCAGAACGGCTTCGCGCGTTCGAGGCGATCAAACCTGATGACCATCTCGAACATGGTTTCAAAGGTGGCAAGACCGAACAACTATCGCAAATCCAATCCACCGAGGATATGGGTCGAGCCGAAAAGAAGCTGGCCGATTTCACGATCGCTCGGATCAAGCAACTCGCCAAGAAAGACCAGCCTTTCTTCTTGGAACATTGCTTCATGAAGGTTCACTGCGACAACTTCCCCAACCCCGATCTTGGCCCCCTCAGCGCGGCACGGTATTACTACAAAGAAGCCGTCGCCGAGGTGGATCTGCATGTTGGCGAAATCGTCAAGGCGCTCGACGAAGCGGGAATCCTCGACAACACACTCGTGTTCTTCACTTCCGACAACGGGCCACAAATGGATGGTTGGCCCGATGCGGGCTACACACCCTTCCGAGGTGCCAAGGGGACCACTTTCGAAGGTGGCGTACGAGTTCCCGGGATCGCGTATTGGAAGGGCATTATCGCACCCGGGCGTGAGAGCGACGAACTTTTTGACCTGATGGATTTGTTCGGTGTCGCTCTGAACCTTGCTGGGATCAAGCCACAGCAATTGGCCGACAAACTGCCCAGCGACCGCTATTACGACTTCATCGACCAGACCTCATTCTTGTTGGCGGACGAAGGTAAATCCAAACGGGAAGCGGTCTATTTTTGGTGGGGCAAGGAACTCATGGCTTGCCGCATGAAGGAGTACAAGGCCCACGTGAAAGTTTCTCTTCCCGAAGCCACGCACATGCACATCGACTACGCAACGTTGCGGGACGTCGGACTCGCGCCGTGGTTGTTCAACCTCTACATCGACCCCAAAGAACGGATGCCCGTGGGCCACCGACGCAACGCTTGGCTCGCCAGCGTGCTGGCCAAACTGAAACAGCACGGTGGCACATTCAAGAAATATCCACCCAAAAACATTGGTCTCTAA
- a CDS encoding DinB family protein — translation MSCCRFIGLLSVALLSALSPANRAAANDGEPVAVQVWPGGVVSVQTQWGLQLAINAFEAELPESLDSFEVVSASQTGQRVLDRVYNTPEPTWTETDWTSGDGLEPNQLGVQILADHFARVQVDGVNVVIAGPQIEASDYASLGTIDVLLGTGLSVSNSDLLNQVRALVPLMEEPAKEAEMESNGDPKFEFRRQSHNALAVASNQQDASTSTRVVFLSDQPWQMPAELDELFEAMEQSCSHSQDIFAKMSIEQLNFKPANGTHTPRWNVEHMMGRQLQFFSQIYHAIDPTIPVMNLNPKQMPPDYEFAHPKWNGEEEARQMQRVSDFCRRYAYLLDGLNVDEKAPGSRWPSLKALLKKMAQHYGEHTGNTVKKFDLPGYPG, via the coding sequence ATGTCTTGTTGTCGTTTCATCGGCCTCCTTTCGGTCGCCCTCCTATCCGCCTTGTCGCCAGCCAACAGGGCCGCGGCCAACGATGGCGAACCGGTGGCAGTGCAGGTCTGGCCCGGAGGCGTGGTTTCGGTCCAAACACAGTGGGGCTTGCAGCTTGCGATCAATGCGTTCGAAGCCGAATTGCCGGAATCGCTCGACTCATTCGAAGTCGTCTCCGCTTCCCAAACCGGCCAGCGGGTCCTCGACCGAGTTTACAACACACCCGAACCGACTTGGACGGAAACCGATTGGACCAGCGGTGACGGACTCGAGCCAAACCAATTAGGCGTGCAAATATTGGCCGACCACTTCGCCCGAGTGCAGGTCGATGGAGTCAACGTGGTCATCGCCGGACCTCAGATCGAAGCATCTGACTATGCATCGCTCGGAACGATCGACGTGCTGTTGGGCACAGGTTTGTCTGTTTCGAATTCAGACCTGTTGAATCAGGTACGCGCTCTCGTGCCGTTGATGGAAGAGCCAGCGAAAGAAGCCGAGATGGAGTCGAATGGAGACCCCAAATTCGAATTCCGCCGTCAAAGCCACAACGCACTCGCGGTTGCCTCCAACCAGCAAGACGCATCAACCTCGACACGAGTCGTCTTCCTTAGCGATCAACCTTGGCAAATGCCTGCTGAGTTAGACGAGTTGTTCGAAGCGATGGAGCAATCGTGTTCGCATTCGCAAGACATTTTCGCCAAGATGTCGATCGAGCAATTGAACTTCAAGCCCGCCAACGGAACTCACACGCCACGTTGGAATGTGGAGCACATGATGGGTCGGCAGTTGCAGTTCTTTTCGCAAATCTATCACGCGATCGATCCAACGATTCCGGTCATGAACTTGAACCCAAAACAAATGCCGCCAGACTACGAATTCGCTCATCCGAAATGGAACGGCGAAGAAGAAGCTCGTCAGATGCAGCGGGTCAGCGATTTTTGCCGTCGGTATGCATACCTCTTAGACGGTTTGAACGTCGACGAAAAAGCACCGGGCAGTCGCTGGCCAAGCCTGAAGGCACTTCTAAAGAAGATGGCCCAGCACTACGGCGAACATACCGGAAACACAGTCAAGAAGTTTGACCTGCCAGGGTATCCTGGCTAA
- a CDS encoding class I SAM-dependent methyltransferase, giving the protein MNHVIELNRSEPINRTAFARRAWFVVKAWLQDPLNVATICPSSPFLTEHLANRDCVQQAERIIELGPGAGGTTQALLSNMRHDAEMLAVEVTEAFAEALDAINDPRLKVAIADASDLVDLVTDHNLGQADVVISGIPFSSIPEPVARKITQSIYEVLRPGGVFIAYQLRSDVTDYARPLFGPAKTESIPINLPPLTAFVWTKVCGPPQGDDHGSDNNGSR; this is encoded by the coding sequence ATGAACCACGTCATCGAACTGAACCGATCCGAGCCGATCAACCGCACCGCGTTTGCCCGCCGGGCTTGGTTTGTTGTGAAGGCGTGGCTTCAGGACCCTTTGAATGTCGCAACGATTTGCCCCAGCTCTCCTTTCCTGACGGAGCATCTAGCCAATCGCGATTGTGTGCAACAGGCGGAACGCATCATCGAACTGGGACCGGGCGCAGGCGGAACAACTCAAGCTTTACTAAGCAACATGCGACACGACGCCGAGATGCTCGCCGTCGAAGTCACTGAAGCCTTCGCCGAAGCACTCGATGCAATCAATGACCCTCGATTAAAAGTTGCTATCGCCGATGCGAGCGATCTCGTTGATCTTGTGACGGACCATAACCTAGGCCAGGCCGACGTCGTGATCTCTGGAATTCCCTTCAGCAGCATTCCCGAGCCAGTCGCCCGGAAGATCACCCAATCAATCTATGAAGTGCTGCGTCCCGGAGGCGTCTTCATCGCCTACCAACTCCGTTCGGACGTGACGGATTATGCTCGGCCACTATTTGGTCCGGCGAAGACAGAATCCATTCCTATCAATTTGCCCCCGCTGACCGCGTTCGTTTGGACGAAGGTCTGCGGACCACCTCAAGGAGATGACCATGGCAGCGACAACAACGGATCACGATAG
- a CDS encoding P63C domain-containing protein produces MKKARTQVAAEGGKARAAKLTPEQKSEIARKAASARWNADVPTPKCEGEIPFGDMFVPCAVLEDETRLLSERGVTKGFGLKRAGSNWQGKEGSARMPVFASAKNLEPFISSDLRSALIEPIKYRPLNAKGSVAYGFRAELLPDICEVWLNARDANVLKSQQAHVAVAADLIIRGLSRVGIIALVDEATGYQSERERDALAKILEEFVTDELRKWVKTFPLSYFKELCRIRKVEFRSDMRLPPYFGHLTNDIIYSRLAPCVLTELRKRNPKIKGTRKHKHFQYLTDDVGVPSLKDHLTSVVTIMKLSNDWNDFHQKLDSVHRVWTPQQFLPGME; encoded by the coding sequence ATGAAGAAGGCGAGAACCCAAGTGGCGGCAGAGGGCGGGAAAGCAAGGGCGGCGAAGCTTACCCCAGAACAGAAGTCAGAGATTGCCAGGAAGGCAGCTTCGGCCAGGTGGAATGCAGATGTTCCTACGCCCAAATGCGAAGGAGAGATTCCCTTCGGCGATATGTTCGTTCCATGTGCGGTTCTGGAAGACGAGACCCGCTTGCTTTCCGAAAGGGGAGTCACCAAGGGATTCGGGCTGAAACGTGCTGGTTCAAATTGGCAAGGCAAGGAGGGTAGCGCCAGAATGCCTGTATTTGCCTCAGCAAAAAACCTTGAACCATTTATTAGCAGTGATTTAAGGTCGGCGCTTATCGAGCCAATAAAATACAGGCCGTTAAATGCAAAAGGGTCAGTTGCTTATGGATTCAGAGCAGAGTTACTGCCTGATATCTGTGAGGTTTGGCTAAACGCGAGAGACGCAAATGTCCTGAAAAGTCAGCAAGCTCACGTTGCGGTAGCGGCAGACTTGATCATACGCGGTTTGTCTCGTGTCGGGATTATCGCTCTGGTCGACGAGGCGACGGGTTACCAAAGCGAGCGCGAGCGAGATGCTCTCGCGAAGATACTCGAAGAGTTTGTTACCGACGAACTCAGGAAGTGGGTCAAGACATTCCCGCTGTCTTATTTCAAGGAGTTATGCCGAATAAGGAAGGTGGAATTCCGATCGGATATGCGTCTTCCGCCATATTTTGGTCACCTGACCAATGACATTATCTACTCTCGCCTGGCTCCATGCGTCTTGACTGAATTGCGAAAGCGAAACCCAAAGATCAAGGGAACTAGGAAGCATAAGCACTTCCAGTATCTTACTGACGACGTTGGCGTTCCGTCGCTGAAAGACCACCTAACTTCGGTTGTAACGATAATGAAACTGTCGAATGATTGGAACGATTTTCACCAGAAACTAGACAGCGTTCATCGAGTATGGACTCCGCAGCAATTCCTTCCTGGAATGGAATGA
- a CDS encoding App1 family protein, protein MADSRKSSWRDELREIVTRSVATADDYADVGMRRLRKRLGRSGRPKIQPYTGYATADTVHLHGRILTNPPLDEDFSNDRWWHNLANTVQRFASDELPGVRVRASLGDAVGHAVSDNEGYFNVKMDRRDVGSELPFWTDAAIAIVDHPQTTKLESATACKVMAVPVTANFVLISDVDDTIMHTGATSLGTMAKLTFFSNARTRAPLPGIAGWYEAMHRSRLMRSSNQIDAKSGVENEPINPIFYVSSSPWNLYDLLEDFIEINAIPDGPILLRDLGFDHNKFLKGGHDHKLDKARRLSQAYPDLPFVLSGDSGQEDARLYAAAAAEFGSRIKAIFVRDIDPMGDSEHDAKVDQYRRECQSIGVPMFAVKDSIEAARYCVDLGLLDPSKLASVEAATLRDEQRSASPLKP, encoded by the coding sequence ATGGCAGACTCCCGTAAATCATCGTGGCGAGACGAGCTTCGAGAAATCGTAACCCGCTCGGTCGCGACGGCGGACGACTATGCGGACGTCGGGATGCGGCGTTTACGAAAACGGCTTGGCCGCTCGGGACGTCCCAAGATTCAACCTTATACCGGGTACGCGACAGCCGACACCGTTCATTTGCACGGACGCATTTTGACCAATCCGCCGCTGGATGAAGACTTCAGCAACGATCGGTGGTGGCACAATCTTGCCAACACGGTCCAGCGATTTGCGAGTGATGAGTTGCCGGGTGTTCGGGTTCGAGCGAGTCTCGGGGATGCTGTCGGCCACGCAGTCAGCGATAACGAAGGCTACTTCAATGTGAAGATGGATCGCCGTGATGTTGGAAGTGAGTTGCCGTTCTGGACGGATGCGGCGATTGCGATCGTTGATCACCCTCAAACCACAAAACTCGAATCGGCGACGGCTTGCAAAGTGATGGCGGTGCCGGTTACCGCCAATTTTGTTTTGATCAGTGACGTTGATGACACGATTATGCACACGGGTGCTACCAGTCTTGGAACGATGGCCAAATTGACCTTTTTCAGCAACGCACGGACCCGAGCGCCTTTGCCTGGCATCGCGGGATGGTACGAAGCGATGCACCGATCTCGCCTGATGCGGTCATCCAATCAGATAGACGCTAAGTCGGGCGTCGAAAATGAGCCAATCAATCCGATTTTCTACGTCAGCAGTTCTCCTTGGAACTTGTACGATCTACTGGAAGACTTCATTGAAATCAACGCGATCCCGGACGGTCCGATTCTGTTGCGTGATCTCGGTTTCGACCATAACAAGTTTCTGAAGGGTGGCCATGATCACAAACTCGACAAGGCTCGTCGCTTGAGTCAGGCCTATCCGGATTTGCCATTCGTATTGTCCGGCGACTCTGGGCAAGAAGACGCGAGACTCTACGCTGCTGCTGCCGCCGAATTTGGTTCTCGAATCAAAGCGATCTTTGTCCGCGATATTGATCCGATGGGAGACAGCGAGCATGACGCGAAAGTCGATCAGTACCGCCGTGAGTGTCAGAGCATCGGTGTGCCCATGTTCGCAGTCAAGGACAGTATCGAGGCGGCCCGATATTGCGTTGATCTAGGTTTACTGGATCCATCCAAGCTCGCATCTGTTGAGGCTGCGACACTGCGAGACGAGCAACGGTCGGCGAGTCCCTTAAAGCCATGA
- a CDS encoding AraC family transcriptional regulator, whose product MKQRSVALLIETSNGYSRGLLDGVIAYMKACGRWSVQLTEQQRGATPPAWLDSWDGDGIIARIETDAIGRQLLKHRLPIVDLSAARHVSGVPWADTEDRAIARLAVDHFVQRGFRNLAYCGDVGFVWSARRGEHFRQLAEQAQCRFFEHHSAARYDEGFNPTMATRHIGEWLADLPRPLAVMGCYDFKAQQVLDACRARKIAVPEEVAVLGVDDDRLICELSEPTLSSIIPDTKRTGYDAAALLDKMMSGETVNADQPLITQPLGVRVRGSTDTLAIDDDEIVRALGYIRRNATANIRVDDVLRQGTLSRRSLEHRFKKLLGLTPAEEIQRVRINRIKELLSETELSIGEIADRTGFEYGEYMAVAFKRSVGCTPTEYREQGGSD is encoded by the coding sequence ATGAAGCAACGCTCGGTCGCACTGCTGATTGAAACGTCCAACGGGTACAGCCGTGGGCTGCTAGACGGCGTGATCGCATACATGAAGGCGTGCGGCCGGTGGTCGGTTCAGTTGACCGAACAGCAACGCGGTGCGACGCCCCCAGCCTGGCTCGATTCCTGGGACGGGGACGGCATCATCGCGAGAATTGAGACCGACGCGATCGGGCGACAATTGCTGAAGCATCGGTTGCCGATCGTGGATTTAAGTGCCGCTCGGCACGTCAGCGGAGTTCCGTGGGCAGACACGGAAGATCGCGCCATCGCACGGCTTGCGGTGGATCACTTCGTCCAGCGAGGGTTTCGCAACCTAGCGTATTGTGGCGATGTGGGTTTCGTGTGGTCGGCCCGGCGTGGCGAGCACTTTCGTCAGTTGGCCGAGCAGGCACAGTGTCGCTTCTTTGAGCATCATTCGGCGGCCCGGTATGACGAAGGCTTCAATCCGACGATGGCAACGCGACACATCGGCGAATGGTTAGCGGACCTGCCTCGCCCACTGGCCGTGATGGGCTGTTATGACTTCAAGGCACAGCAGGTTTTGGATGCGTGTCGTGCGAGGAAAATTGCGGTACCCGAGGAGGTCGCGGTTTTAGGGGTCGATGATGATCGGTTGATTTGTGAACTCAGTGAGCCCACGCTTTCTAGCATCATCCCCGATACGAAACGCACCGGGTACGATGCGGCGGCGCTGCTGGACAAGATGATGTCGGGCGAGACCGTGAACGCCGATCAGCCGCTAATCACACAACCGCTAGGAGTTCGGGTGCGTGGGTCAACGGACACGCTGGCGATCGATGACGACGAAATCGTCAGAGCTCTCGGCTACATCCGCCGCAATGCAACCGCCAACATTCGCGTCGATGATGTCCTGCGTCAGGGAACGTTGTCGCGTCGTTCTCTTGAGCACCGATTCAAGAAACTACTCGGTCTCACGCCAGCGGAAGAGATTCAGCGGGTGCGCATCAATCGGATCAAAGAACTGTTGAGCGAAACGGAACTTTCGATCGGTGAAATCGCCGATCGAACCGGTTTCGAGTACGGCGAGTACATGGCGGTCGCGTTCAAACGCAGCGTCGGTTGCACGCCAACGGAGTACCGCGAACAGGGTGGGAGCGATTAG
- a CDS encoding esterase/lipase family protein encodes MSDPVKSPPVVLVPGFMSPAWTMWPLAKYLQRSNETIVRWDYPRIFTDLDASIVSLSKQLSAFDASSISIVSHSFGDWLTRSALHLVNSQRSVRLISICPVTTAVPLVKLTRPISQYLAPELRIMSRATSAAVSLPVGMEIDRTVVHAKGEILVRQQKADDQRFVLGSHTSVLFQPNVWKLVHDELQR; translated from the coding sequence ATGAGCGATCCAGTCAAGTCTCCACCGGTGGTTTTGGTACCGGGTTTCATGTCGCCAGCGTGGACGATGTGGCCGCTGGCAAAGTATCTGCAGCGGTCCAACGAAACGATCGTTCGCTGGGACTACCCACGGATTTTTACCGACCTGGATGCCAGCATCGTGTCGTTGTCGAAGCAGCTTTCGGCCTTTGATGCATCTTCGATCTCCATCGTCAGTCACAGCTTTGGTGACTGGTTGACCCGATCCGCTTTGCACCTGGTCAATTCTCAACGGTCGGTCCGGCTGATTTCGATTTGCCCAGTGACGACGGCCGTTCCGCTTGTCAAGTTGACCCGGCCAATCTCTCAGTATCTCGCTCCTGAACTTCGTATCATGTCACGGGCTACTTCCGCAGCAGTCTCCTTGCCGGTCGGCATGGAAATTGATCGCACGGTTGTTCACGCCAAGGGAGAAATTCTCGTTCGCCAACAAAAGGCCGACGATCAGCGGTTCGTACTGGGGTCGCATACGTCGGTCTTGTTTCAACCCAACGTGTGGAAATTAGTGCACGACGAACTGCAGAGGTGA
- a CDS encoding redoxin domain-containing protein, protein MKNTLLTAVCVLAIGFHCGWVAAQDEASETKSKSVKPSKLVAAEPDPDSEASSDDKKPAPAEIVAMTIGSPAPALDIAHWIQDGEGRYPKVTEFEPEKVYVVEFWATWCGPCIRSMPHIVELQESYADRGVQVVSITRENLETVDTFLDREAQPRVAHHTEADAEEASNEKIESETGEEAELYTYRDLTSAYCLTSDPDGSTNRDYMTAARQNGIPCAFIVGKDAKIEWIGHPMRIDEPLEQVVSDTWDREAYKTEFDAAQESTVTLRKLSSLLRKGDYEAAIEAIDEYIADGKSEAAKERFKSIKLNLLFTRISAAEAEAGQYVEQWFNDGTLKGTSLNQVAWTVYEMTKKGRLTNDKPLKIALDACLTEVNESEEKNAYLMDTLAHIQHQLGDLSEAIETQQAAVAAATPDQKTKLGVFLKQLEEEMAESTPDKEAAN, encoded by the coding sequence ATGAAGAACACGTTGTTAACGGCCGTTTGTGTTTTGGCCATTGGTTTTCACTGTGGTTGGGTGGCCGCCCAAGACGAGGCGTCCGAAACAAAATCTAAATCGGTCAAGCCTTCCAAACTGGTTGCCGCCGAACCGGATCCCGACTCGGAAGCGTCCAGCGATGATAAGAAGCCAGCACCGGCCGAAATTGTCGCTATGACAATCGGTTCCCCCGCTCCGGCGTTGGACATTGCCCACTGGATCCAAGACGGCGAGGGACGCTATCCCAAGGTCACCGAGTTTGAACCGGAGAAGGTTTATGTGGTCGAGTTCTGGGCGACTTGGTGTGGGCCGTGCATCCGATCCATGCCTCACATCGTTGAACTGCAAGAGAGCTACGCCGACCGCGGTGTGCAAGTCGTCAGCATCACTCGCGAGAATCTGGAAACGGTCGACACATTCCTAGACCGCGAAGCTCAACCCCGCGTCGCGCATCACACCGAAGCTGATGCGGAAGAAGCATCGAACGAGAAGATTGAAAGCGAAACAGGTGAAGAAGCTGAGCTGTACACCTACCGCGACTTGACCAGTGCGTACTGTCTGACATCGGATCCCGACGGGTCAACGAACCGCGACTACATGACCGCCGCTCGCCAGAATGGGATCCCGTGTGCGTTCATTGTGGGAAAGGATGCAAAGATCGAATGGATCGGGCACCCGATGAGAATCGATGAACCACTCGAACAGGTCGTTAGCGACACGTGGGATCGCGAAGCCTACAAAACGGAGTTTGACGCTGCACAGGAATCGACGGTGACGTTGAGGAAGCTGTCTTCTTTGCTGCGAAAAGGAGACTACGAAGCCGCCATTGAGGCCATCGACGAATACATCGCTGACGGGAAATCCGAGGCAGCCAAAGAACGCTTCAAATCGATCAAGCTCAATCTGCTATTCACTCGGATCTCAGCCGCTGAAGCAGAAGCCGGACAATATGTGGAGCAGTGGTTCAACGACGGGACTTTGAAGGGCACGAGCCTGAACCAAGTCGCTTGGACGGTCTACGAGATGACCAAGAAAGGACGATTGACGAACGATAAACCTTTAAAAATCGCCCTCGACGCCTGTCTCACCGAGGTCAACGAGTCCGAAGAGAAAAACGCTTACCTGATGGACACGCTCGCCCACATCCAACACCAACTCGGCGATCTATCCGAAGCCATCGAAACCCAGCAAGCTGCCGTGGCAGCCGCCACACCGGATCAAAAGACCAAGCTTGGTGTCTTCTTGAAACAGCTTGAAGAAGAAATGGCTGAGTCGACACCGGACAAGGAAGCGGCCAACTAG
- a CDS encoding AI-2E family transporter, protein MITNRGRKHLAHAGADGVRRRFDIDVGDQASLAASVPVDPKQGDSQRDSSRSTAVTDPWMRTMVTAIAAVLIVGFLYVSGDLLVPIVIAALAYLCLRPIAAKLCSRGLPQAAASGILIVGLFSTLALIVALLYSPAQKWIVSAPESLAELRANFQNVVEPLTTIDRAEDTVDDATAPLRDGEPPIEVTYEKPSVVDEAVLINSTGQLLAFVAAISVLTFFMLSTGDDLLNRMLGVLPTRAAREEVLEKIGDIQQSVGRYLAQITGINIGLGIVVTMVMWLVGMPTPVLWGVMAALFNFIPYVGPLAATAIVFLAAATSFDTIGRAGMTAFAFWLTTAVEGQFVTPIVLGKTLRVGPVVVLVAVAFWGFLWGLPGVFLAVPLLIVQRKVFASFDSTHAFAVVLGEDACESVEDCEPIQEDSPIADALPA, encoded by the coding sequence ATGATTACAAATCGCGGCAGGAAGCATTTGGCGCACGCTGGCGCGGATGGAGTTCGGCGGAGGTTTGATATTGATGTCGGTGATCAGGCATCCTTAGCTGCTTCAGTGCCTGTCGATCCGAAGCAAGGCGACTCGCAACGGGATTCTAGCCGGAGCACGGCGGTTACTGATCCGTGGATGCGAACCATGGTGACGGCGATCGCGGCGGTTCTAATCGTTGGCTTTTTGTATGTTAGCGGCGATTTATTGGTTCCCATCGTGATCGCTGCGTTAGCGTATCTATGCCTACGTCCGATCGCCGCCAAGCTTTGCAGTCGGGGACTTCCCCAGGCGGCAGCGAGCGGAATCTTGATTGTGGGACTCTTCTCGACTCTCGCATTGATTGTCGCACTTCTCTATTCACCGGCTCAAAAGTGGATTGTCTCGGCACCGGAAAGCCTTGCCGAGTTACGCGCCAATTTCCAAAATGTGGTGGAACCGCTCACTACGATCGATCGCGCAGAGGACACAGTGGACGATGCGACCGCACCGCTGCGTGATGGTGAACCACCCATCGAAGTGACGTACGAAAAGCCGAGCGTAGTGGACGAGGCTGTCCTGATTAACAGCACCGGTCAGCTGCTTGCATTTGTTGCAGCGATTTCGGTGTTGACGTTCTTTATGCTTTCCACTGGTGATGACCTGCTAAATCGCATGCTCGGTGTGCTGCCAACTCGGGCGGCACGCGAGGAGGTGCTAGAGAAGATCGGTGACATCCAGCAGAGCGTGGGCCGATACCTGGCACAGATTACCGGAATCAACATTGGTCTGGGGATCGTGGTAACGATGGTGATGTGGCTGGTTGGAATGCCGACGCCGGTTCTTTGGGGAGTGATGGCCGCGCTGTTTAACTTCATTCCCTACGTCGGGCCACTGGCGGCCACCGCGATCGTATTTCTAGCCGCCGCAACTTCCTTTGACACGATCGGACGGGCCGGAATGACAGCGTTCGCATTCTGGCTGACCACGGCGGTGGAAGGGCAGTTCGTGACGCCGATCGTTTTAGGCAAGACGTTACGTGTCGGCCCGGTCGTTGTCCTGGTCGCTGTTGCCTTTTGGGGGTTTCTATGGGGATTGCCGGGCGTCTTTTTGGCAGTCCCGCTGTTGATTGTTCAGCGAAAGGTCTTCGCCAGCTTTGATTCGACCCATGCGTTTGCGGTTGTGCTCGGTGAGGACGCGTGCGAGTCGGTGGAGGATTGCGAACCGATTCAAGAAGACAGCCCGATCGCAGATGCGTTGCCAGCGTGA